Proteins found in one Coffea eugenioides isolate CCC68of chromosome 5, Ceug_1.0, whole genome shotgun sequence genomic segment:
- the LOC113771179 gene encoding uncharacterized protein LOC113771179: MRKYKSSLDAFAQILKNEGARSLFKEAGANILLILKNEGSRIDLQAWRAKEIAREQLQGSYKEAYCQLPFLCQKIMETNPGSIATFATKEDSSFHKLFVSFHASISGFQQGCRPLIFLDSTLLYSKYQGTLLAATFADENNSVFLVAFAVVDEETDENWHWFLSELKSAVSTSRQITFIADSQKGIRESLRDIFGEACYHGYCLCYLAEKLNRDLKGQFSHKARRLMV, from the exons ATGCGGAAGTACAAAAGCTCCCTAGATGCATTTGCTCAGATCTTGAAGAATGAGGGTGCAAGGTCTCTCTTCAAGGAAGCTGGTGCAAACATCTTActgattttgaagaatgaggGTTCAAGAATTG ATTTGCAGGCATGGCGTGCCAAGGAGATTGCCCGTGAGCAGCTTCAGGGATCTTATAAAGAGGCCTACTGCCAACTACCCTTCCTCTGTCAAAAGATAATGGAAACAAATCCAGGTAGTATTGCTACATTCGCGACAAAGGAGGACTCCAGCTTCCACAAGCTCTTTGTCTCGTTTCATGCATCAATATCTGGTTTTCAGCAAGGTTGTCGGCCTCTTATTTTTCTTGACAGCACTCTTCTGTACTCAAAGTATCAAGGCACATTGTTGGCTGCAACATTTGCAGATGAGAATAATAGTGTCTTTCTAGTAGCCTTTGCTGTTGTTGATGAAGAGACTGACGAAAATTGGCATTGGTTTCTGTCAGAACTCAAGTCTGCTGTCTCAACATCCAGGCAAATCACATTTATTGCTGATTCCCAGAAAGGAATAAGAGAGTCATTACGCGATATATTTGGTGAAGCCTGCTATCATGGTTATTGCCTATGCTATCTGGCTGAGAAACTGAATAGAGATTTGAAGGGGCAATTTTCACATAAAGCAAGACGACTCATGGTCTAG